In the genome of Pseudomonas bubulae, one region contains:
- the sdhC gene encoding succinate dehydrogenase, cytochrome b556 subunit — protein MKKAVNSQRPVNLDLRTIKLPITGVTSFLHRVSGIILFLGLGIMLYALSKSLGSEEGYAEVKACLTSPLAKFVAWGLLSALLYHLVAGVRHLIMDMGIGETLEGGRLGSKIVIVISVVMIVLAGVWIW, from the coding sequence GTGAAAAAAGCCGTGAATAGCCAACGACCTGTAAACCTAGACCTAAGGACCATCAAACTCCCCATCACCGGCGTTACGTCATTTCTGCACCGTGTATCGGGCATCATTCTTTTTCTCGGCCTGGGCATCATGCTTTATGCATTGAGCAAATCCCTGGGTTCCGAAGAAGGTTATGCCGAGGTGAAGGCATGCTTGACCAGTCCGCTGGCCAAATTCGTTGCGTGGGGCCTGCTCTCTGCCTTGCTGTATCACCTGGTTGCCGGTGTGCGCCACTTGATCATGGACATGGGCATCGGTGAGACGCTTGAAGGCGGCCGACTGGGCTCGAAAATCGTAATCGTCATTTCCGTGGTGATGATTGTTCTGGCGGGAGTTTGGATATGGTAA
- the sdhD gene encoding succinate dehydrogenase, hydrophobic membrane anchor protein: MVTSVTNLSRSGLYDWMAQRVSAVVLAAYFIFLIGYLVANPGIGYAQWHELFASNWMRIFSLLALVALGAHAWVGMWTIATDYLTPMALGKSATAVRFLFQAVCGVAMFAYFVWGVQILWGI; this comes from the coding sequence ATGGTAACCAGCGTTACGAACCTGTCGCGTTCGGGCCTCTATGACTGGATGGCACAACGTGTGTCTGCGGTTGTTCTAGCGGCTTATTTCATCTTCCTGATCGGGTACCTCGTTGCGAACCCTGGCATTGGCTACGCCCAATGGCATGAGCTGTTCGCAAGCAACTGGATGCGTATTTTCAGCCTGCTGGCCCTTGTTGCTCTGGGCGCACACGCCTGGGTCGGCATGTGGACCATCGCGACCGACTACCTGACGCCAATGGCGCTGGGCAAGTCCGCCACAGCAGTACGTTTCCTCTTCCAGGCAGTCTGCGGCGTTGCAATGTTCGCTTACTTCGTCTGGGGTGTGCAGATTCTTTGGGGTATCTGA
- the sdhA gene encoding succinate dehydrogenase flavoprotein subunit produces the protein MANTVNTLSFDAIIIGGGGAGMRAALQLAQGGHKTAVITKVFPTRSHTVSAQGGITCAIASADPNDDWRWHMYDTVKGSDYIGDQDAIEYMCSVGPEAVFELEHMGLPFSRTEQGRIYQRPFGGQSKDFGKGGQAARTCAAADRTGHALLHTLYQANLKAGTVFLNEYYGVDLVKNEAGDFVGMIVICIETGETSYVRANATVLATGGAGRIYSSTTNALINTGDGIGMALRAGVPVQDIEMWQFHPTGIAGAGVLVTEGCRGEGGYLINKHGERFMERYAPNAKDLAGRDVVARSMVKEIIAGNGCGPDGDHVMLKLDHLGEEVLHSRLPGICELSKTFAHVDPVLAPVPVVPTCHYMMGGVATNIHGQAITQDADGNDQIIPGLFAVGEVACVSVHGANRLGGNSLLDLVVFGRAAGLFLEQTLKEGVDYARPRQSDIDAALARLDGLNSRTDGEDVATLRKELQSCMQNYFGVFRTGEYMQKGIAQLADLRKRIANVKINDKSQAFNTARIEALELQNLLEVAEATAIAAEVRKESRGAHAREDFEDRDDVNWLCHTLYFPGDKRVAKRAVNFSPKTVPTFEPMVRTY, from the coding sequence ATGGCTAACACAGTTAATACACTTTCGTTCGACGCCATCATCATTGGCGGCGGCGGTGCCGGCATGCGCGCTGCTCTGCAGCTGGCTCAAGGCGGTCACAAGACTGCTGTAATCACCAAGGTTTTCCCGACTCGTTCGCACACCGTATCGGCCCAGGGTGGCATCACCTGCGCGATCGCGTCTGCAGATCCAAACGATGACTGGCGCTGGCACATGTACGATACCGTCAAGGGTTCCGACTATATCGGTGACCAGGACGCTATCGAATACATGTGTTCCGTAGGTCCGGAAGCCGTGTTCGAGCTCGAGCACATGGGTCTGCCGTTCTCCCGTACCGAACAGGGTCGTATCTACCAGCGTCCTTTCGGCGGTCAGTCCAAGGACTTCGGCAAAGGCGGCCAGGCTGCCCGTACTTGCGCTGCAGCCGACCGTACCGGTCACGCGCTGTTGCACACCCTGTACCAGGCCAACCTCAAGGCCGGCACTGTATTCCTGAACGAATACTACGGTGTCGATCTGGTTAAGAACGAGGCTGGCGATTTCGTCGGCATGATCGTTATCTGCATCGAAACAGGTGAAACCTCTTACGTTCGCGCTAACGCGACCGTACTGGCGACTGGCGGTGCAGGCCGTATCTACTCGTCCACCACCAACGCCCTGATCAACACCGGCGACGGTATTGGCATGGCTCTGCGTGCTGGCGTGCCGGTACAGGACATCGAAATGTGGCAGTTCCACCCGACCGGTATTGCCGGCGCCGGTGTACTGGTTACCGAAGGTTGCCGTGGTGAAGGTGGCTACCTGATCAACAAGCATGGCGAGCGTTTCATGGAGCGTTATGCTCCGAACGCCAAAGACCTTGCTGGTCGTGACGTTGTTGCTCGCTCGATGGTTAAGGAAATCATCGCGGGCAACGGTTGCGGTCCTGATGGCGACCACGTAATGCTGAAGCTCGATCACCTCGGTGAAGAAGTGCTGCACAGCCGTCTGCCAGGTATCTGCGAACTGTCGAAAACGTTCGCACACGTTGACCCGGTATTGGCTCCGGTTCCAGTGGTTCCGACTTGCCATTATATGATGGGCGGCGTTGCCACCAACATTCATGGTCAGGCGATCACTCAGGACGCCGACGGCAACGACCAGATCATCCCTGGCCTGTTTGCAGTAGGTGAAGTGGCTTGCGTATCCGTACACGGTGCTAACCGTCTGGGCGGCAACTCGCTGCTCGACCTGGTGGTATTCGGTCGTGCTGCCGGCCTGTTCCTTGAACAGACCCTTAAAGAAGGCGTTGATTACGCTCGTCCACGCCAGTCCGACATCGACGCTGCCCTGGCACGTCTGGACGGCCTGAACTCGCGTACCGACGGCGAAGACGTGGCAACCCTGCGTAAAGAGCTGCAAAGCTGCATGCAGAACTACTTCGGTGTATTCCGTACCGGCGAATACATGCAGAAGGGTATTGCCCAGCTGGCTGATCTGCGCAAGCGCATCGCCAACGTGAAAATCAACGATAAGAGCCAGGCGTTCAACACGGCCCGTATCGAAGCCCTTGAGCTGCAAAACCTGCTCGAAGTGGCTGAAGCGACTGCAATCGCTGCTGAAGTTCGTAAGGAATCGCGCGGTGCTCACGCCCGTGAAGACTTCGAAGATCGTGACGACGTTAACTGGCTGTGCCACACCCTGTACTTCCCGGGTGACAAGCGCGTAGCCAAGCGTGCGGTGAACTTCTCGCCGAAAACCGTTCCGACCTTCGAGCCAATGGTTCGTACTTACTAA
- a CDS encoding succinate dehydrogenase iron-sulfur subunit: MLKVSVYRYNPDQDAAPFMQEFEVNTNGKDLMVLDVLALIKEQDEGFSYRRSCREGVCGSDGMNINGKNGLACVTPLSAVVKGNKLIVRPLPGLPVIRDLVVDMSIFYKQYEKVKPFLQNDTPAPAIERLQSPEEREKLDGLYECILCACCSTSCPSFWWNPDKFLGPAALLQAYRFLADSRDTKTSERLASLDDPFSVFRCRGIMNCVNVCPKGLNPTKAIGHVRSMLLQSGV, translated from the coding sequence ATGTTGAAAGTCAGTGTTTATCGTTACAACCCTGATCAGGACGCCGCTCCGTTCATGCAGGAATTCGAGGTCAATACCAACGGTAAAGACCTGATGGTGCTGGACGTACTGGCCCTGATCAAAGAGCAGGACGAGGGTTTCTCCTATCGTCGCTCTTGCCGTGAGGGCGTTTGCGGCTCCGACGGCATGAACATCAACGGCAAGAACGGCCTGGCGTGTGTAACGCCGCTGTCCGCTGTCGTTAAAGGCAACAAGCTGATCGTTCGTCCACTGCCAGGTTTGCCGGTTATCCGTGACCTGGTCGTCGATATGAGCATCTTCTACAAGCAATACGAGAAAGTTAAGCCGTTCCTGCAGAACGACACGCCGGCTCCGGCCATCGAACGTCTGCAATCACCAGAAGAGCGTGAAAAGCTCGACGGTCTGTACGAGTGCATCCTGTGCGCTTGCTGCTCGACCTCGTGCCCGTCCTTCTGGTGGAACCCGGACAAGTTCCTGGGCCCTGCTGCACTGCTGCAAGCCTATCGTTTCCTGGCTGACAGCCGTGACACCAAGACCAGTGAGCGCCTGGCTTCGCTGGATGACCCGTTCAGCGTATTCCGCTGCCGCGGGATCATGAACTGCGTAAACGTGTGTCCGAAGGGCCTGAACCCGACTAAGGCCATCGGTCACGTGCGTAGCATGCTGCTGCAAAGCGGCGTGTGA
- a CDS encoding 2-oxoglutarate dehydrogenase E1 component, which produces MQESVMQRMWNSGYLSGGNAAYVEELYELYLHDPNAVPEEWRTKFQTLPVEGNSANDVSHSTIRDHFVLLAKNQRRAQPVSAGSVSSEHEKKQVEVLRLIQAYRMRGHQAAQLDPLGLWQRPAPADLSINHYGLTNADLDTTFRAGDLYIGKEEASLREILEALQQTYCRTIGAEFTHIVDSEQRHWFEQRLESVRGRPTYSAEVKSHLLERVTAAEGLEKYLGTKYPGTKRFGLEGGESLIPLLDELIQRSGNYGTKEIVIGMAHRGRLNVLVNTFGKNPRELFDEFEGKKKIELGSGDVKYHQGFSSNVMTAGGEVHLAMAFNPSHLEIVSPVVEGSVRARQDRRNDSTGEKVLPISIHGDAAFAGQGVVMETFQMSQTRGFKTGGTVHLVINNQVGFTISNPEDSRSTEYCTDVAKMIQAPILHVNGDDPEAVLFVTQLAIDYRMQFKRDVVIDLFCYRRRGHNEADEPNGTQPLMYQQIAKQRTTRELYAERLTQEKVVDAERVQAKIDEYRNALDNGLHVVKSLVKEPNKELFVDWRPYLGHAWTARHDTRFDLKTLQELSAKLLEIPEGFVVQRQVAKIYEDRQKMQAGGLPINWGYAETMAYATLQFEGHPIRMTGQDIGRGTFSHRHAVLHNQKDAGTYIPLKHLFEGQPRFDLYDSLLSEEAVLAFEYGYSTTTPNALVIWEAQFGDFANGAQVVIDQFITSGEHKWGRLCGLTMLLPHGYEGQGPEHSSARLERYLQLCAEHNIQVCVPTTPAQIYHLLRRQVIRPLRKPLIVLTPKSLLRHKLAISTLEDLAEGSFQTVIPEIDAQDPANVGRIVLCSGKVYYDLLEKRRAEGRDDIAIVRLEQLYPFPEDDLIEVLAPYKNAKHIVWCQEEPMNQGAWYCSQHHMRRIISGHDKSLVLEYAGRDASAAPACGYASMHAEQQAKLLQDAFTV; this is translated from the coding sequence ATGCAAGAAAGCGTGATGCAGCGCATGTGGAACAGCGGCTATCTTTCAGGTGGTAACGCTGCCTATGTGGAAGAGCTCTATGAGCTCTACCTGCACGACCCTAACGCTGTGCCAGAAGAATGGCGCACCAAATTTCAGACGTTGCCTGTTGAAGGCAACTCTGCCAACGATGTTTCGCACTCCACAATCCGCGACCATTTCGTGCTGCTGGCAAAGAACCAGCGCCGCGCTCAACCGGTTTCTGCCGGGAGCGTGAGCAGTGAGCACGAGAAGAAGCAGGTTGAAGTGCTGCGATTGATCCAGGCCTATCGGATGCGCGGCCACCAGGCAGCCCAGCTTGATCCGCTGGGGCTGTGGCAGCGTCCTGCACCTGCAGACCTGTCGATCAATCATTACGGCTTGACCAATGCCGATCTTGATACGACCTTCCGTGCCGGCGACCTGTATATCGGCAAAGAGGAAGCGAGCCTACGCGAAATTCTCGAAGCGTTGCAGCAGACATATTGCCGCACCATTGGCGCAGAGTTCACGCACATCGTCGATTCCGAGCAGCGCCACTGGTTTGAACAGCGCCTCGAAAGCGTACGCGGCCGCCCGACTTACTCGGCTGAAGTCAAAAGCCATCTGCTTGAGCGCGTGACTGCTGCTGAAGGTCTGGAAAAGTACCTGGGGACCAAATACCCGGGCACCAAGCGTTTCGGCCTGGAAGGCGGCGAAAGCCTGATTCCTTTGCTGGACGAGCTGATCCAGCGTTCGGGCAACTACGGCACCAAGGAAATCGTTATCGGCATGGCCCACCGTGGTCGCCTGAACGTATTGGTGAACACCTTCGGCAAAAACCCGCGCGAGCTGTTCGACGAGTTCGAAGGCAAGAAAAAGATCGAGTTGGGTTCCGGTGACGTTAAATACCACCAGGGCTTCTCCTCCAACGTCATGACTGCCGGTGGTGAAGTTCACCTGGCAATGGCGTTTAACCCCTCCCACCTGGAAATCGTTTCTCCAGTGGTTGAAGGGTCTGTACGCGCTCGCCAGGACCGTCGTAACGACAGCACCGGCGAAAAGGTACTGCCAATTTCCATCCACGGTGATGCTGCCTTCGCAGGTCAGGGCGTGGTCATGGAAACCTTCCAGATGTCGCAGACTCGCGGCTTCAAGACTGGCGGTACGGTTCACCTGGTGATCAACAACCAGGTCGGCTTCACCATCAGCAATCCGGAAGACTCCCGTTCTACCGAGTACTGCACTGACGTCGCGAAAATGATTCAGGCGCCGATCCTCCATGTCAATGGTGATGATCCGGAAGCCGTATTGTTCGTGACTCAGCTGGCTATCGACTACCGCATGCAGTTCAAGCGTGACGTCGTGATCGACCTGTTCTGCTACCGCCGTCGCGGTCACAACGAGGCCGATGAACCAAACGGTACCCAACCGCTGATGTATCAGCAGATCGCCAAGCAGCGCACCACCCGTGAGCTGTATGCCGAGCGCCTGACACAAGAGAAAGTGGTGGACGCAGAACGCGTTCAGGCCAAGATCGACGAATACCGCAACGCGCTGGACAACGGCCTGCATGTTGTGAAAAGTCTGGTCAAGGAACCGAACAAAGAGCTGTTCGTGGACTGGCGTCCGTATCTGGGCCACGCCTGGACTGCGCGTCACGACACCCGTTTCGATCTGAAAACCCTGCAAGAACTGTCTGCCAAGCTGCTGGAAATTCCAGAAGGCTTTGTGGTTCAGCGCCAGGTTGCGAAGATCTACGAAGATCGTCAAAAAATGCAAGCCGGCGGCCTGCCGATCAACTGGGGTTATGCCGAAACCATGGCATATGCAACCCTGCAGTTCGAAGGTCACCCGATTCGCATGACCGGTCAGGACATTGGTCGCGGTACGTTCTCGCACCGTCACGCCGTGTTGCACAACCAGAAAGATGCTGGCACCTATATTCCCCTGAAGCACCTGTTCGAAGGTCAGCCTCGCTTTGACCTGTACGACTCGCTGCTGTCCGAGGAAGCGGTCCTGGCGTTCGAATACGGCTATTCCACCACCACGCCTAACGCGCTGGTGATCTGGGAAGCCCAGTTCGGCGACTTCGCCAACGGCGCCCAGGTTGTAATCGACCAGTTCATCACCAGCGGTGAGCACAAGTGGGGCCGTCTGTGCGGTCTGACCATGCTGCTGCCACACGGTTATGAAGGTCAGGGCCCGGAGCACTCCTCTGCACGTCTTGAGCGTTACCTGCAATTGTGTGCCGAGCACAACATTCAGGTGTGCGTACCGACCACTCCGGCACAGATCTACCATCTGTTGCGCCGTCAGGTTATCCGTCCGCTGCGCAAGCCGCTGATCGTCCTGACACCGAAGTCGTTGCTGCGTCACAAACTGGCAATCTCGACCCTGGAAGATCTGGCCGAAGGTTCGTTCCAGACCGTTATTCCGGAAATCGATGCGCAGGATCCGGCGAACGTCGGTCGCATCGTGCTGTGTAGCGGCAAGGTCTACTACGACCTGTTGGAAAAACGCCGTGCCGAAGGTCGTGATGACATCGCTATCGTGCGTCTTGAGCAGCTGTACCCGTTCCCTGAGGACGACTTGATTGAAGTCCTGGCTCCGTACAAAAACGCCAAGCATATTGTCTGGTGTCAGGAAGAGCCGATGAACCAGGGTGCCTGGTACTGCAGCCAGCATCACATGCGCCGCATCATCAGCGGTCACGACAAGTCGCTCGTACTCGAGTACGCGGGCCGTGACGCTTCTGCTGCACCTGCTTGTGGTTACGCATCGATGCACGCTGAGCAACAGGCAAAACTGTTGCAAGACGCGTTCACTGTTTAA
- the odhB gene encoding 2-oxoglutarate dehydrogenase complex dihydrolipoyllysine-residue succinyltransferase, translating to MAIEIKAPTFPESVADGTVATWHKQPGDAVKRDDLIVDIETDKVVLEVLATADGVLGAIVKNEGDTVLSDEVLGSIVEGGAAAAAPAAAAAPAAQAAAPAADGEDDPVAAPAARKIAEENGINIASVAGTGKGGRVTKEDVVAAVAAKKAAPAAAPAKAAAPAAAAPVFAAGDRVEKRVPMTRVRATVAKRLVEAQSNMAMLTTFNEVDMTEIMALRSKYKDLFEKSHNGVRLGFMSFFVKAATEALKRFPAVNASIDGSDIVYHGFADIGVAVSSDRGLVVPVLRNAELMSLAEIEGGIAAYGKKARDGKLSIDEMTGGTFTITNGGTFGSMMSTPIVNPPQAAILGMHNILQRPMAVNGQVVIRPMMYLALSYDHRLIDGKEAVSFLVAIKNLLEDPARLLLDI from the coding sequence ATGGCTATCGAGATCAAAGCCCCAACATTTCCGGAATCGGTTGCCGATGGCACCGTTGCCACCTGGCACAAGCAACCGGGCGACGCTGTAAAGCGCGACGACCTGATTGTCGACATCGAAACCGACAAGGTAGTGCTGGAAGTACTGGCCACTGCTGACGGCGTGCTGGGCGCTATCGTCAAGAACGAAGGCGACACCGTTCTGTCCGACGAAGTGCTGGGCTCCATCGTTGAAGGCGGCGCTGCTGCTGCCGCTCCTGCTGCTGCCGCTGCACCGGCCGCCCAGGCTGCTGCTCCTGCTGCCGATGGCGAAGACGATCCTGTTGCTGCTCCGGCTGCACGCAAGATCGCTGAAGAAAACGGTATCAACATCGCTTCCGTTGCCGGTACTGGCAAAGGCGGTCGTGTGACCAAGGAAGACGTAGTTGCCGCAGTTGCTGCCAAAAAAGCCGCTCCTGCTGCTGCGCCGGCCAAGGCCGCTGCACCTGCCGCTGCCGCTCCGGTATTCGCTGCTGGCGACCGCGTAGAAAAACGCGTTCCGATGACCCGCGTTCGTGCCACCGTGGCCAAGCGTCTGGTTGAAGCTCAGTCGAACATGGCGATGCTGACCACTTTCAACGAAGTGGACATGACTGAAATCATGGCACTGCGTTCGAAGTACAAGGATCTGTTCGAGAAGTCCCACAACGGCGTACGCCTGGGCTTCATGTCGTTCTTCGTGAAAGCAGCTACCGAAGCACTGAAACGCTTCCCGGCCGTTAACGCCTCGATCGACGGTTCCGACATCGTTTACCACGGCTTCGCCGACATCGGTGTAGCTGTTTCCAGCGACCGTGGTCTGGTGGTTCCGGTTCTGCGTAACGCCGAACTGATGAGCCTGGCTGAAATCGAAGGCGGCATCGCTGCCTACGGTAAAAAAGCCCGTGACGGCAAACTGTCGATCGACGAAATGACCGGTGGTACTTTCACTATCACCAACGGTGGTACTTTCGGTTCGATGATGTCGACCCCGATCGTTAACCCGCCGCAAGCCGCGATCCTGGGCATGCACAACATCCTTCAGCGTCCAATGGCAGTCAACGGTCAGGTAGTTATCCGTCCGATGATGTATTTGGCTCTGTCTTACGATCACCGCTTGATCGATGGCAAAGAAGCTGTAAGTTTCCTGGTAGCAATCAAAAACCTGCTGGAAGACCCGGCTCGTCTGCTGCTGGATATCTAA
- the lpdA gene encoding dihydrolipoyl dehydrogenase, with amino-acid sequence MSQKFDVVVIGAGPGGYVAAIKAAQLGLSTACIEKYTDKEGKLALGGTCLNVGCIPSKALLDSSWKYHEAKDAFAIHGITTGEVKMDVAAMVGRKANIVKGLTSGVATLFKANGVTSLQGHGKLLAGKRVELTKPDGSVEIIEAENVILASGSRPIDIPPAPVDNNVIVDSTGALEFQSVPKRLGVIGAGVIGLELGSVWSRLGAEVTVLEALDTFLMAADAAVSKEAYKTLTKQGLDIKLGARVTGSKVNGEEVVVTYTDANGEQTITFDKLIVAVGRRPVTTELLAADSGVTIDERGFVFVDDHCATSVPGVFAIGDVVRGMMLAHKASEEGIMVVERIKGHKTEMNYDLIPSVIYTHPEIAWVGKTEQALKAEGVEVNVGTFPFAASGRAMAANDTGGFVKVIADAKTDRVLGVHVIGPSAAELVQQGAIGMEFGTSAEDLGMMVFSHPTLSEALHEAALAVNGGAIHIANRKKR; translated from the coding sequence ATGTCTCAGAAATTTGACGTTGTAGTGATTGGTGCGGGCCCTGGCGGCTATGTTGCAGCCATCAAGGCCGCGCAACTGGGCCTTTCGACTGCTTGCATCGAAAAATACACCGACAAGGAAGGCAAACTGGCGCTGGGCGGTACTTGCCTGAACGTTGGCTGCATTCCATCCAAGGCGCTGCTGGACAGCTCCTGGAAGTACCACGAAGCCAAGGATGCATTCGCCATCCACGGCATCACCACCGGTGAAGTGAAGATGGACGTTGCTGCGATGGTTGGCCGTAAAGCCAACATCGTTAAAGGTCTGACTTCCGGCGTTGCGACCCTGTTCAAGGCCAACGGCGTTACTTCCCTGCAAGGCCACGGCAAACTGCTGGCCGGCAAGCGTGTTGAGCTGACCAAGCCAGACGGCAGCGTTGAAATCATCGAAGCCGAGAACGTGATTCTGGCTTCGGGCTCGCGTCCGATCGACATTCCACCTGCTCCAGTCGACAACAACGTGATCGTTGATTCGACCGGCGCCCTGGAATTCCAGTCCGTGCCAAAACGTCTGGGCGTTATCGGCGCTGGCGTGATCGGTCTGGAACTGGGTTCGGTATGGTCCCGTCTGGGCGCTGAAGTGACTGTTCTGGAAGCCCTGGACACCTTCTTGATGGCTGCTGACGCTGCCGTTTCGAAAGAAGCCTACAAAACCCTGACCAAACAAGGTCTGGACATCAAGCTGGGCGCTCGCGTCACCGGTTCCAAGGTCAACGGCGAAGAAGTCGTTGTGACCTACACCGACGCCAACGGCGAACAGACCATCACCTTCGACAAGCTGATCGTAGCCGTGGGTCGCCGTCCGGTGACTACCGAGTTGCTGGCAGCTGACAGCGGCGTGACCATCGACGAGCGCGGTTTCGTGTTTGTTGACGATCATTGCGCAACCAGCGTACCGGGCGTATTCGCCATTGGTGACGTGGTTCGCGGCATGATGCTGGCACACAAGGCTTCTGAAGAAGGCATCATGGTTGTCGAGCGCATCAAAGGTCACAAGACCGAGATGAACTACGACCTGATTCCATCGGTTATTTACACTCACCCGGAGATCGCGTGGGTTGGTAAAACCGAGCAGGCCTTGAAAGCTGAAGGCGTTGAGGTTAACGTCGGCACCTTCCCGTTCGCCGCCAGTGGCCGTGCCATGGCAGCAAACGACACCGGTGGCTTTGTCAAAGTCATTGCTGATGCCAAAACTGACCGCGTACTGGGCGTCCACGTGATTGGCCCGAGCGCTGCAGAGCTGGTACAGCAGGGCGCGATCGGTATGGAATTCGGCACCAGCGCTGAAGATCTGGGCATGATGGTTTTCTCCCATCCGACCCTGTCCGAAGCCTTGCACGAAGCAGCACTGGCTGTGAATGGCGGCGCCATCCACATTGCCAACCGTAAGAAACGTTAA
- the sucC gene encoding ADP-forming succinate--CoA ligase subunit beta: MNLHEYQGKQLFAEYGLPVSKGYAVDTPEAAAEACDKIGGTEWVVKAQVHAGGRGKAGGVKLVRSKEDAKAFAQQWLGKRLVTYQTDANGQPVTKILVESCTDIAKELYLGAVVDRSSRRIVFMASTEGGVDIEKIAHDTPEKILKATIDPLVGAQPFQGRELAFQLGLEGKQVAQFAKIFVGLAKLFKDHDLALLEVNPLVIKTDGDLHCLDAKINIDANAMYRQPKLKTFHDPSQDDPREAHAAKFELNYVALEGNIGCMVNGAGLAMGTMDIVNLHGGKPANFLDVGGGATKERVTEAFKIILSDSNVAAVLVNIFGGIVRCDMIAEGIIGAVKEVGVKIPVVVRLEGNNADLGAKVLAESGLNIIAATSLTDAAQQVVKAAEGK, from the coding sequence ATGAATCTTCACGAGTATCAGGGTAAGCAGCTGTTCGCTGAATACGGCCTGCCAGTATCCAAGGGTTATGCAGTAGACACCCCGGAAGCAGCCGCAGAAGCTTGCGACAAAATCGGTGGGACCGAATGGGTTGTAAAAGCCCAGGTTCACGCAGGTGGTCGCGGTAAAGCGGGCGGCGTTAAGCTGGTTCGCAGCAAAGAAGACGCTAAAGCATTCGCACAACAGTGGTTGGGCAAGCGTCTGGTGACTTACCAGACTGACGCCAATGGTCAGCCGGTCACCAAGATCCTGGTTGAGTCGTGCACTGATATCGCTAAAGAGCTGTACCTGGGCGCTGTCGTTGACCGTTCGAGCCGTCGTATCGTGTTCATGGCTTCCACCGAAGGTGGCGTGGACATCGAGAAAATCGCTCACGACACTCCAGAAAAAATTCTGAAAGCAACGATCGATCCACTGGTTGGCGCACAGCCATTCCAGGGTCGCGAGTTGGCTTTCCAGCTGGGTCTGGAAGGCAAGCAAGTTGCTCAGTTCGCCAAGATCTTCGTAGGTCTGGCCAAACTGTTCAAGGATCACGATCTGGCCCTGCTGGAAGTGAACCCGCTGGTTATCAAGACTGACGGCGATCTGCACTGCCTCGATGCCAAAATCAACATCGACGCAAACGCCATGTACCGTCAGCCTAAGCTGAAAACTTTCCACGATCCGTCGCAAGACGATCCGCGCGAAGCGCACGCTGCCAAGTTCGAACTGAACTACGTAGCGCTGGAAGGCAACATCGGCTGCATGGTTAACGGCGCTGGTCTGGCCATGGGCACCATGGACATCGTTAACCTGCATGGCGGCAAGCCAGCCAACTTCCTCGACGTTGGCGGTGGTGCTACCAAAGAACGCGTTACCGAAGCGTTCAAAATCATCCTGTCCGATAGCAATGTCGCAGCAGTGCTGGTTAACATCTTCGGCGGCATCGTTCGTTGCGACATGATTGCCGAAGGCATCATCGGTGCAGTGAAAGAAGTCGGCGTGAAAATCCCGGTAGTTGTGCGCCTTGAAGGCAACAACGCTGATCTGGGCGCTAAAGTACTGGCAGAAAGCGGTTTGAACATCATCGCTGCTACCAGCTTGACCGACGCTGCTCAACAAGTTGTTAAAGCTGCGGAGGGCAAGTAA